One Triticum dicoccoides isolate Atlit2015 ecotype Zavitan chromosome 5B, WEW_v2.0, whole genome shotgun sequence genomic window carries:
- the LOC119310027 gene encoding adoMet-dependent rRNA methyltransferase spb1-like produces the protein MPPTGEPKGKKQRPKDKHYHLAKERGYRSRAACKLLQLDDRFRFLRSAPGGWTQLAVSRATVGALVVGVDLAPVHPIRGARLLKQGFTAPKCSSKVRRLMDSRGVAAFDVVLHDGDVRSKKRRNRSVYDGAAASPAQEEALTTQSALVINAVRQATMFLSPSGAFTTKFFRCQDYHAIMFCLKQLFERVEFTRPSASRRRPAEIYLVCLKYKSPAKIQPELLDLKHLHLLSVDAEKSKRKRRPGGRKWWMIGLASDFIWSNAQTPLEFLGSFMAISFDDPASLPIKIHELTTEEVIWICGDLLLMGKNSLKYILKWRMRIRNALSFSQVIPTADGTAMGTKGKDDDQLLREMEELMSVISTKERRENKRQSKRQTKDKAHKAIRMQIDATEYCYGDPDLFSVSDTKGGKETQAVQSGEDGDSKNEETQTDEDSDKAIDSDEELQRYETQLEDMLDEAYERIMATRGGGVKQGVEESDDGVTGMKVCDEDHYQEANPLSSSLGTERS, from the exons ATGCCTCCCACGGGTGAACCGAAGGGGAAGAAGCAGCGGCCCAAGGACAAGCACTACCACCTGGCAAAGGAGCGAGGATACCGCAGCCGCGCGGCCTGCAAGCTGCTCCAGCTCGACGACCGCTTCCGGTTCCTCCGGTCGGCGCCAGGGGGGTGGACCCAGCTCGCCGTCAGCCGCGCCACCGTCGGCGCCCTCGTCGTTGGCGTCGACCTCGCGCCCGTCCACCCCATCCGCGGCGCGCGTCTCCTCAAGCAGGGCTTCACCGCTCCCAAGTGCAGCTCCAAAGTGCGCAGGCTCATGGACTCCAGGGGCGTCGCGGCGTTTGACGTCGTCCTCCACGACGGCGATGTCCGGAGTAAAAAGAGAAGAAACCGCTCGGTGTACGACGGAGCTGCCGCATCGCCGGCACAGGAGGAGGCCCTGACCACGCAGTCAGCCCTCGTCATCAACGCCGTCCGGCAGGCCACCATGTTCCTCTCCCCCAGCGGCGCCTTCACCACCAAG TTCTTCAGGTGTCAAGATTACCATGCTATCATGTTCTGTCTCAAGCAG CTATTTGAGAGAGTTGAGTTCACTAGACCTTCAGCAAGTCGGCGCAGACCAGCTGAAATTTACCTCGTCTGTCTGAAATATAAATCCCCTGCAAAGATTCAGCCAGAACTTCTTGATTTGAAGCACTTGCACTTGTTGAGTGTGGATGCAGAAAAGAGCAAG CGGAAGAGACGGCCTGGAGGCCG GAAATGGTGGATGATTGGTCTAGCATCAGATTTTATATGGTCTAACGCCCAGACACCACTTGAGTTTCTTGGTTCTTTTATGGCCATTTCATTTGATGATCCAGCATCTCTGCCTATCAAGATTCATGAGCTTACTACAGAGGAG GTAATATGGATTTGTGGGGATTTACTTCTGATGGGTAAAAATAGCTTGAAGTATATCCTAAA ATGGCGCATGCGCATAAGGAATGCACTTTCATTTTCACAAGTTATACCAACGGCTGACGGTACCGCGATGGGCACGAAGGGCAAAGATGATGACCAACTTTTACGGGAGATGGAGGAACTTATGAGTGTCATTAGTACAAAGGAAAGGAGAGAGAATAAGCGCCAGTCAAAGCGTCAGACAAAG GATAAAGCACATAAGGCAATAAGAATGCAAATTGATGCTACAGAATATTGTTACGGCGACCCTGACTTGTTTTCTGTTAGTGATACCAAG GGTGGAAAAGAAACTCAAGCTGTTCAGTCTGGAGAAGATGGAGACAGTAAGAATGAAGAAACTCAAACTGATGAGGACTCTGACAAGGCCATAGATTCTGATGAAGAACTGCAGAG GTATGAAACTCAACTTGAGGATATGCTCGATGAAGCTTACGAGCGCATAATGGCTACAAGAGGTGGAGGAGTAAAACAA GGTGTTGAAGAATCAGATGATGGTGTGACAGGGATGAAGGTTTGTGATGAAGATCACTATCAGGAGGCCAATCCCCTTTCATCGTCTCTAGGTACAGAGAGAAGCTAA